One genomic region from Homo sapiens chromosome 12 genomic scaffold, GRCh38.p14 alternate locus group ALT_REF_LOCI_1 HSCHR12_2_CTG2 encodes:
- the PRH1 gene encoding salivary acidic proline-rich phosphoprotein 1/2 isoform a preproprotein (isoform a preproprotein is encoded by transcript variant 1), with amino-acid sequence MLLILLSVALLAFSSAQDLNEDVSQEDVPLVISDGGDSEQFLDEERQGPPLGGQQSQPSAGDGNQDDGPQQGPPQQGGQQQQGPPPPQGKPQGPPQQGGQQQQGPPPPQGKPQGPPQQGGHPPPPQGRPQGPPQQGGHPRPPRGRPQGPPQQGGHQQGPPPPPPGKPQGPPPQGGRPQGPPQGQSPQ; translated from the exons ATGCTTCTGATTCTGCTGTCAGTGGCCCTGCTGGCCTTCAGCTCAGCTCAGGATTTAAATGAAG ATGTCAGCCAGGAAGATGTTCCCCTCGTAATATCAG ATGGAGGAGACTCTGAGCAGTTCCTAGATGAGGAGCGTCAGGGACCACCTTTGGGAGGACAGCAATCTCAACCCTCTGCTGGTGATGGGAACCAGGATGATGGCCCTCAGCAGGGACCACCCCAACAAGGAGGCCAGCAGCAACAAGGTCCACCACCTCCTCAGGGAAAGCCACAAGGACCACCCCAACAAGGAGGCCAGCAGCAACAAGGTCCACCACCTCCTCAGGGAAAGCCACAAGGACCACCCCAACAGGGAGGCCATCCCCCTCCTCCTCAAGGAAGGCCACAAGGACCACCCCAACAGGGAGGCCATCCCCGTCCTCCTCGAGGAAGGCCACAAGGACCACCCCAACAGGGAGGCCATCAGCAAGgtcctcccccacctcctcctggaaAGCCCCAGGGACCACCTCCCCAAGGGGGCCGCCCACAAGGACCTCCACAGGGGCAGTCTCCTCAGTAA
- the TAS2R13 gene encoding taste receptor type 2 member 13 — protein sequence MESALPSIFTLVIIAEFIIGNLSNGFIVLINCIDWVSKRELSSVDKLLIILAISRIGLIWEILVSWFLALHYLAIFVSGTGLRIMIFSWIVSNHFNLWLATIFSIFYLLKIASFSSPAFLYLKWRVNKVILMILLGTLVFLFLNLIQINMHIKDWLDRYERNTTWNFSMSDFETFSVSVKFTMTMFSLTPFTVAFISFLLLIFSLQKHLQKMQLNYKGHRDPRTKVHTNALKIVISFLLFYASFFLCVLISWISELYQNTVIYMLCETIGVFSPSSHSFLLILGNAKLRQAFLLVAAKVWAKR from the coding sequence ATGGAAAGTGCCCTGCCGAGTATCTTCACTCTTGTAATAATTGCAGAATTCATAATTGGGAATTTGAGCAATGGATTTATAGTACTGATCAACTGCATTGACTGGGTCAGTAAAAGAGAGCTGTCCTCAGTCGATAAACTCCTCATTATCTTGGCAATCTCCAGAATTGGGCTGATCTGGGAAATATTAGTAAGTTGGTTTTTAGCTCTGCATTATCTAGCCATATTTGTGTCTGGAACAGGATTAAGAATTATGATTTTTAGCTGGATAGTTTCTAATCACTTCAATCTCTGGCTTGCTACAATCTTCAGCATCTTTTATTTGCTCAAAATAGCGAGTTTCTCTAGCCCTGCTTTTCTCTATTTGAAGTGGAGAGTAAACAAAGTGATTCTGATGATACTGCTAGGAACCTTggtcttcttatttttaaatctgataCAAATAAACATGCATATAAAAGACTGGCTGGACCGATATGAAAGAAACACAACTTGGAATTTCAGTATGAGTGACTTTGAAACATTTTCAGTGTCGGTCAAATTCACTATGACTATGTTCAGTCTAACACCATTTACTGTGGCCTTCAtctcttttctcctgttaattttCTCCCTGCAGAAACATCTCCAGAAAATGCAACTCAATTACAAAGGACACAGAGACCCCAGGACCAAGGTCCATACAAATGCCTTGAAAAttgtgatctcattccttttattcTATGCTAGTTTCTTTCTATGTGTTCTCATATCATGGATTTCTGAGCTGTATCAGAACACAGTGATCTACATGCTTTGTGAGACGATTGGAGTCTTCTCTCCTTCAAGCCACTCCTTTCTTCTGATTCTAGGAAACGCTAAGTTAAGACAGGCCTTTCTTTTGGTGGCAGCTAAGGTATGGGCTAAACGATGA